A single region of the Pyricularia oryzae 70-15 chromosome 4, whole genome shotgun sequence genome encodes:
- a CDS encoding glycerol kinase: MGEATHHKSSGSFVGAIDQGTTSSRFLIFNTAGEVVASHQLEFKQYYPQPGWHEHDPLEIVSSVETCIDGAVQAFEAQGHDPRQIKSVGITNQRETTVVWDRTTGEPLHNAIVWTDVRASDLVRRLKRRLGASELTQRSGLPLSTYPSVSKLLWMIANVDKVREAYDAGNLACGTVDTWLVYRLNGGADRNVFVSDPSNASRTMFMNIHSLEYDEDLIDFFRLDTEKVALPTIVPSSDPKAYGSLAGTSLKGVPIMGCLGDQSAALVGQKAFAPGLAKNTYGTGSFILMNVGEKPVISTHGLLTTVAFDFGPGKRFYALEGSIAVAGSSVKFMVDSFKFAESSAKLSALAESVPDNGGVVFVTGFSGLYAPYWYDDARGTIFGITSYITPAHVARATLEATCFQTKAILDAMHKDSGKALEELAVDGGMCNSDLTMQTQADLIGMPVNRPQMRETTAFGAAIAAGMASGVWKTFEDLSEVNTEGRTLFKPQISPEESSKRFARWEKAVEMSRGWMA; this comes from the exons ATGGGCGAGGCAACACACCACAAGAGCTCAGGCTCTTTTGTAGGCGCCATCGATCAGGGCACTACCAGCTCGCGCTTCTTAATTTTCAACACTGCTGGCGAGGTCGTGGCATCTCACCAGCTCGAGTTCAAGCAATATTATCCTCAACCTGG CTGGCATGAACACGACCCGCTCGAGATTGTCTCCTCGGTCGAGACGTGCATCGACGGTGCCGTCCAGGCCTTTGAGGCACAGGGCCACGACCCGCGCCAGATCAAGTCCGTCGGCATCACCAACCAGCGCGAGACCACGGTGGTCTGGGACCGGACGACAGGCGAGCCTCTGCACAATGCCATCGTCTGGACCGACGTGCGCGCCTCGGACCTGGTCCGCCGGCTCAAGCGGCGTCTTGGGGCCTCGGAACTCACCCAGCGCTCCGGCCTGCCCCTCAGCACCTACCCCTCCGTCAGCAAGCTGCTGTGGATGATTGCCAACGTCGACAAGGTCCGCGAGGCCTACGACGCCGGCAATCTTGCCTGTGGCACCGTCGACACGTGGCTCGTGTACCGGCTCAacggcggcgccgacagGAACGTCTTTGTCAGCGACCCCAGCAACGCGAGCAGGACCATGTTTATGAACATACACTCTCTCGAGTACGACGAGGACCTGATTGACTTCTTCCGCCTCGACACGGAAAAGGTCGCACTCCCCACCATCGTGCCCTCGTCAGACCCCAAGGCCTACGGCTCCCTGGCCGGCACCTCCCTCAAGGGCGTGCCCATCATGGGCTGCCTGGGCGACCAGTCGGCGGCCCTGGTCGGGCAAAAGGCCTTTGCTCCCGGCCTGGCCAAGAACACGTACGGCACCGGCAGCTTCATCCTGATGAACGTGGGCGAGAAGCCCGTCATCTCGACGCACGGGCTGCTGACGACGGTCGCGTTCGACTTTGGGCCGGGCAAGCGCTTCTACGCGCTCGAGGGCAgcatcgccgtggccgggtCCAGCGTCAAGTTCATGGTGGACAGCTTCAAGTTTGCCGAGTCGAGCGCCAAGCTCAGCGCGCTGGCCGAGTCGGTCCCGGACAACGGCGGCGTCGTCTTCGTCACGGGCTTCAGCGGCCTCTACGCCCCTTACTGGTACGACGACGCCAGGGGCACCATCTTTGGCATCACCAGCTACATCACCCCGGCCCACGTCGCCCGCGCCACCCTCGAGGCCACCTGCTTCCAGACAAAGGCCATCCTGGACGCCATGCACAAGGACAGCGGCAAGGCGCTGGAGGAGctcgccgtcgacggcggcatGTGCAACTCGGACTTGACCATGCAG ACCCAAGCAGACCTCATCGGGATGCCCGTCAACCGGCCCCAGATGCGTGAGACCACCGCCTTTggcgccgccatcgccgccggCATGGCCTCTGGTGTGTGGAAGACGTTTGAAGACCTCAGCGAAGTCAACACCGAGGGCAGGACGTTGTTCAAGCCGCAGATTTCACCCGAGGAGAGCTCAAAGCGTTTTGCTAGGTGGGAGAAGGCTGTAGAGATGAGCAGAGGATGGATGGCTTGA